A window of Daucus carota subsp. sativus chromosome 2, DH1 v3.0, whole genome shotgun sequence genomic DNA:
gatataaataaaaaatgaagtgATCCACTACTTTTTACAGGTATTTTCAAGGTTGGGACGTATGTCATACGATATTGTGGGAGCACAGATTCTTCAAACTGGAGTCCCAGCAAGCAAAGCAAATCTTATTGGTACAACAGAGGCATCTGTTGCAAGTTTGGCAGAGTCTTTGATGTTAGGAGTTGCAATAATAGCAAATGACGTTTCACATTTTGGAAGTTTAGCAATGCTTTCTGTTTTATCAGTGGTTGGGGCGGCATGTTTGTTCTGTCGATGGTTAGCACATCCAACCGACGCCCAAAGAAGTATCTTTTCTTTAGACCCTCAGTTTTATTCGGGCTTATGCATGCCGTGATCCCCTGTAGGTATGGTGCATAATCTTTATATCACTTTCCCGGAAGCGTGTCGTATTTGTAGCTTTGATTGATATTTCATATTAACCTGTCTAACTATTTACTTGATACATGATGCGTTCTAAAACTAAAGACATTAAACACCATTTGAGAAAACATAAAACTAACATTAACTTGAACAATTATTGCATGAAATACGTAATATACCAGCTCGTACTTTTGGTGATATTGTATAGCACGATAGAGGGTAAAGGGACAGAGGGCTGAACATACAAAATCAGTTAGAAACTGCAACAGGTAAAATATCCTTTAATGAGGACCTAAtgcaatacaaaataaaaagcaTAAGAATTTCCTGTACGTAGATAAAGTTAAATGAACTTTGAAATGATTCCTTGCTGGCATTCTGAGAGTCTTTAGAACAATTTGATTCGCTTGGGTCAAGTTTACATGGTAATAACAGTCAGGACACACTTCTGATGATGTTTGTCTAAGCATATGCACCTGCCGTTGTTTCTGCTTTACCTTAATATGGTTCGTTCCTTCTGATTTATATTATGAAGGGAAGGTAGTCTCATCCCtggtattttatattagtacctaaacaatattttcttttcaggATTGCAGTTGCCAATGCCATCACCAATTTTACTAAGCCGGCCGACCGTGATTCATTTGTTGACCTCCATAGGGGCACAGAGAATTATCCTGAacttagaatattacaaatcaaTGATTTGATGGAATGGTCTGGACTCTGGAGAAGATCTTAGAATGCTGAATGGCTGATCCATATCTTATCAGCACAAGAATTGGTACAATGAATGCACATTATGCCCTTTCAACAGATTTGTCAATGTAATAGAAATTTAGACTTGTTTTTTGCTGGTGAGGGTTCTAGATGCACATAGTTAGGGTTAGCCAAGGATAGCATAGTCTTTTAAACTAGTAGCATCAATATCATACCAAAGTGAGCCTGAAAAATTTGTTTCTGTTTTGCAACTGCAAATTCTGGCTAAATATATAGTGGGCAGGATTAGGGAAAAGTGTACTGTTCATATTCATACAGATCATTCTCCATCCTCTTGTGATTACCTATTATCTCTTTGTTTTACGATTACTTGGAAGTTGAAATAATACCCTAGACAAGACAGTGATGTAAATATAACTTTAGTAGAGTTTATCGGTTCCTAGCTAGATTGCAATACCGATATGGGGAAAGCATTGTCCTCTCCATTTGTGCTATGTTATGGAAGTTATACATATAAAAGTTGGGTCATGTTCCCTGACAATTGATTGTCAGGGAACGTTTATGCAACAATCTGTTTCCCGGCCGTTGGATCGTTGACGATCCAATGGCTaggacaaaagaaatttttttatcactcTGTGCTTTTTGTTTTCCGCGGAAAGAGGGGCTTCCGCGCATATTTTACGCGAAAACACCGCGTATATTAACCGCAGACAACACAGAAAGATGgaagttgattttttttataacctAGGCGATCATCACAATTTTGTTGTGCAAATTTTGGAAACTTTGCTACTGTTTTGTGGGTTTTTGTTGCAAGAATCTCCTCCTATTTCTATCTTTCTCTTGGGTAAGCTTAATTTGTAGTGGTGTTTTGTTCATTAATTGTTGTGTTGTAATGGATAAAATGTTTGCAAGATTTGAAGGTAGAAAAAGtttgaaaaaaatcaagaaTGTTGATGTACATGATGATGATTTTAAATATGGTAATGATAGAGATAACATTGAGTATGTTAATGTTGTTGATAGCGATGGTGAGGAGTTATTTGTTAGTGAACAATTAGATGAAGGTGAGAAATTGTATGATGATAGAGGTAGTATGCATGAAAGTATTGGTAATTTCCATGATAGTGGTGATAATATTGTTGATGGAGATGAGCCTATTAGTATTCCCTACTTGAATCAAAAATTTCCTAGTTTACAAGCTGGGGAAAATTTGTTTAGGGCGTATGCTTTAAAGCATGGTTTTGCAATTAAGATACAAAACACACAGAAGCGTGTCAAAGATAAATCTATATATTGTCGAATGTATGTTTGTAATTTAGCTGGAGAAAATTGTGGGAAAAACCCCGATGAGGACGGTGAAATATTGATTGGTGGTCTTGGTTGTGTTAAGGAAAAACGGGTAGAGATGTGCTTCCTAGGAGTGGTTTCAAAGTTAGAATGTACGTGGTTAATAAGAAAAAAACAAGTCATTGGGAGATAACCGCTTTGGAATTAGAACAAAACCACGAAGTTGTGACTCCTTCTAAGATGAGTTTGATAAAACGGGAGAGACATGTGACCGCGACTCAAAGAAATTTAATCAAAACCTTACATGTACCCGGTGTCCCACCAAGACAACAAATGAATATTTTTGGTAAAATGCACGGAGGAGCAGAACAAGTAGGTTTTGATAGCCAACATTTAAGAAATGTCGTCCGCGATTTTAGGAAGGACAACATGGGAGTTAATGATGCTCAAGCCGGTTTGGATTTGTTGTACCGTTTGCAAGAAGAGAGCGGCGGTAAATTTTTCATCAAGACTCTTCTTGATGACGAACAAAGATTGAAGTGTCTTGTACGGGTCGATCCCCGCTCTTTGATGACCTACAAAAACTTCGGTGATGTGGTTGCGTTTGACACTACATATCGAACTAATAGGTATGCTATGCCGTTTGTGCTTTTCACTAGAGTCAACATTCACCACCAATCAATACTATTTGGCTTTGCACTCATGAGGGATGAATTGAAGACAACTTTTGAGTGGGTTTTGAGTACTTGGCTAGAGGCAATGGAAGGAAAAGAACCCTTGGCTATCATAACCGATCAAGATCAAGCCATAGCCGCGGCTATTGAATCACAACTACCCAATACCTCACATTTGCTATGCTCATGGCACATTAGCAACAAATTTCCCGAGAAACTTGCAGCATATTATTCCAAGGAAGGGTTCAAATTTGATATCAACAATTGCATATATCACTCATTGACCGAAGTTGTGTTTGAGAATCGGTGGAAAGCTATGATTTTGAAGTACAATTTGGAAGGGAATACATGGCTACAAGGATTATATGTTCTGAAGCATAAGTGGGTCGAGGCCTACACACGAAACACTTTTTCCGCGGGTCAGAAGACCACATCAAGAAGTGAAGGAATGAATGCCTTTTTCGATGCCTACGTTGGTTCTTGCACCGGTTTGAAAGATTTTGTAGAGGGTGCGAAAAAAGCTTTGGAGAGGCAATTCATGCGTGAGAAAGACGAGGATTACAAGACGAGTAACAGAAGTCGTTGCATGCAAATGAAAACCACTTTGGAGCACCACGCTGCTTCCATTTATACGAAAGAAATGTTTAGAAGATTTCAAGAATAATTGGTTGAATCATCCAAGTACTTTGTGGAGAAAGATAGAGATCGGTCCTTGGAAGATGTTGAAGACACATTCTACAAATGTTACAGACCGTTGACGCATGCTTCTCAGAGAACCACGTATCTTGTTTCATTCAATAAGGCGTCATTATGGGGTTCATGCATTTGTAAAATGTATGACCATGTTGGCATGCCATGCCGTCACATTATTACTGACGAAGAGGTGTGCAGCGGAACTACCGGAACATTTTGTCAAACGGCGTTGGACACGGGACGCCAATAGAGTTGATGGGAAGTTGCCATATCAGACGTCCGAAGTTGAATCATCATCTCATGAATTGACTCCGACGGAAAGATTCGACCACATGACATTACTTACCATGGCGTTTAGTCATAGTTGCATAGCATCGGAAGAGCGGTATGAGTATGCCGTTGGGGTTATTAATCGTGAAACAAAAATAGTTGAAAGCATGCCTGTTGACGGGGTCGAAAATGAAAGAGGTGAATTCAATTCAAAAACAACTCAATAAAGTGGTGAGAAGTTGCATGAGAGTATCCTTGACCCCTTGGTGTCGAAAACTAAAGGTTGGAAAAAAGAGCACCGCTTTAAAAGCCCCGTTGAGGAACTTACaaagacaaaaagaaaatgcCGATATTGCAATATATTGGGACATGATGTTAGAACGTGTCCCAAAAAAAGAGGATGATTTAAGAAAAGCTGAGACTGCCGAATTGTAGTTGacattttgataaaattttccTTATGTTTTAGTTGTAGTTTATATGCTCTTCGTATGAGTTGGTGTAACTAACTTGTTCATTGTTGGATTTGTAGGTGAAATAACCGACGGTTCGGATGAGTCAGTGTCACATGTTAGCAACTCCTTCTCGGACTCGGAAGAAATGTGTGTTTCACCTACCTTTAGCGAGTTGGGTGAAGCATGTCGTGAACTCGACGAATTTGCACAAATGTACGAAGCACCACCCCAATCGGAGGAAATGTGTGTTTCACCTACCTTCAGCAAGTTGGAGGAAGCATGTCGTGAGCTCGACGAATTCGCACAAATGTACGAACCATCTACCCAATCGGAGGAAGAAGACACTGAGTTGTACCCGCCTGAGGAAGCGGCCTATCGGCCAAAAAATTGGACCGAAGCTTGTCAGTGGTTTGCAAGCGATAACATGTTCGAAAGGGTGGCGTATAACTTGACTCCATATTTTCTCCAATTTTTGAACTTGGGTAAGGACTATCCCGATGGGCCAAACAAAGTGTCCCCGTGGGATGGTGGTGATATTGTGACGTGTGATAGGATAGCCGACATTCTGAAGTTGAGGCCTCACGCTAGAAGTGAGCATAAAAATCCGAAATCCGGATTATCCGATTTCCCGGTCCGGTATCCGAATTAAAATATCCAGAAAtttggatatccgatccgaataaatcggaccggatatccgatccagTTAAATCGGAACCGGAATGAAAATTTGACGATCTGAAAAACCAAATATCCGGTTTATAATTCATAAccggaccggatatccggtgATGCTCACCCCTACCTCACGCGGGTTGCACGCGTGACCAAATGCGTATTGAATATGTCAAGGGGTGGGTGTCCCACCTTAGtggagatttttatttttattgcgttttgagatttaaaattttaaaacaaattttattaaaatctaaaCAAGAGATGCATTAAATGcactctaaatttttattcctttttttttattttcgtaATGTTGTTTTGCTATATGAGCTCAATCTTATTTTCTCTTATATTCAACTACTCCTTTTAAGTGTAAATGTACTCGTTAGAGACCTTTCAATTACTCATCCTCTTTCATTTTATCCCCTTGCATTCCaagctttaaaaaaaaaaatcacaagatTGTACTCAATAATTCTAATGAACATTTTAATTGCagtaaactaaaaaatttagttttattacGTTTTGCGCTTTAAATTTGTATTGCGTCAACAATATATTCTACTATACTGgaacaaatattatatacttgGAGTGAAAAAATCAGCTGTAATTTTGTGTATAtcaaaatagtaaaataattcccaaaaaaaaaaaaaaaactgatttcgCGAAAAATCACTTGACATACCAAATTTTGTGTACATCTGAATTGATTAAAAATAGCCAAGAAAAACATAATACATTAATAAATTAGggagaatatattatttaattttcttagtctttttttaatttcataatgTTTAGATTTCAAAATTGTGTCGTGTTAATCCATCTTTCACTTCTTAACCCCACATTGTCTAGCGTTTTGAATTCTTAAACGCTATTTCATGTAACGTTTCACGCACCACATTGGGGTGATCACTAAACTGCATAAACTTTCTGCATCGCGTTTTGAATTCTTAAACGCTATTTCATATAACGTTTCACGCACCACGTTGGGGTTATCACTAAACTGCGTAAACTCTCTGCATCGCACCATAAAAATGcagtttttaattttcatgacATGGGTGCGGGTTAAATTTTTCGCAAAACGCATGGTTTGGTGCGGATTGCGATTTGACATATTAgtagtgcggttcaaaccgcacctctgtaatataataacatatataaatatattagaaattattaaataaaattatattatacatatatatattatttatatataaacttatatattatacatatataaatatattataaatcattaaataaaattatatatatatatatatatatatatatatatatatataaacttttcaAATCGTAGTTTAgttaattattgttttataaagTTAGCATTATTATTATACCAAATTTTTATAAGGCgattatattattacaatatgTCTGTTAGTACTCATTATTACAAATTTATGGTTTACAcctttgtttatattatttagtaGTTGTAGTAACTCACTGTGATTCGAATATTCAATAAAACCAGAAATGGGGTTTGATTTGTGATTATAGAAAAATTCGCACCGCTCACACCGTGATTATGCCTAATGAAAGATCGTGTTATGTTTTATATGGATTTTCAAACCTAATTACAACACGACCTAGCGTTTCTTCCAAAAACAAAAACGTGGATTATTCGACATTAAAAATTGACATTTCATACTTTTTCTCCaactataatattttgaatactACTTGTGAAAATTGTGAtatgtgattattttttataaaaagttatattacaaataataaatttcgaACTATATACGTGAACACCGGTTCAATTGTAGTAAAGTTTTAAAACCCAAGTTCGAGCAGCTCAATTGGTTAGAGCGTGCGGGAGTAGCACAAGATTCGACCCATCCTGGCGTGTTCAATTTACTCATCTTGGTCTGGACATGGATACTTGTCTAATAATTGAAGACAGTTGAAAAGTCTGCTCTCAGAAAAACAAGTCTTGTTCACACACTAATCTTATTCCTCAGGAGGAGAAGCAAGCAGCATAGGAAAAACAATAATGGGCCAGAGCTTCAGCAATCTAAACTGGAATTGTGGGATTGATTGTGCTAAACCAAGAAGCTTACCTTTACCAAATTATATCCCAGTTGAGATCCTGGCCCAGATTTTGTTGTTCCTTCCAGTCAAATCCCTTATTCAGTTGACACCCATCTGCAAATCTTGGTATAATCTCATCAAAGACCCTCATTTTATTTCTGCACATCTTATTCATTCTCTGAATATAGCTAAGAATAACACAAATACTAGTGATGATCATAGGTATTTGCTAGCTACCCCTTGTAAATTTAAGCCTTTTGGTGATAAGTACTT
This region includes:
- the LOC108207303 gene encoding protein FAR1-RELATED SEQUENCE 5-like produces the protein MHGGAEQVGFDSQHLRNVVRDFRKDNMGVNDAQAGLDLLYRLQEESGGKFFIKTLLDDEQRLKCLVRVDPRSLMTYKNFGDVVAFDTTYRTNRYAMPFVLFTRVNIHHQSILFGFALMRDELKTTFEWVLSTWLEAMEGKEPLAIITDQDQAIAAAIESQLPNTSHLLCSWHISNKFPEKLAAYYSKEGFKFDINNCIYHSLTEVVFENRWKAMILKYNLEGNTWLQGLYVLKHKWVEAYTRNTFSAGQKTTSRSEGMNAFFDAYVGSCTGLKDFVEGAKKALERQFMREKDEDYKTSNRSRCMQMKTTLEHHAASIYTKEMFRRFQE